The Euphorbia lathyris chromosome 2, ddEupLath1.1, whole genome shotgun sequence genome includes a window with the following:
- the LOC136219675 gene encoding early light-induced protein 1, chloroplastic-like: protein MAGATSAILSSPVMRTVSNRGTVSQFRAAPCRPRIVRFSNISVRCMAEGDQVEKQKPLESVSTPPTLKSTPSPSPTPAPKPKAKMSTKFSDILAFSGPAPERINGRLAMIGFVAALAVELSSGHDLFSQVSDGGVTWFIGSSVLLSLASLIPLFKGVSVESKSDGIMTSDAELWNGRLAMLGLVALAFTEYVKGGAFI from the exons ATGGCCGGAGCTACATCAGCTATTCTCAGCAGCCCAGTTATGCGTACAGTATCTAACAGAGGCACTGTTAGTCAATTCCGTGCAGCCCCTTGCAGACCCAGAATTGTTAGATTTTCCAACATTTCTGTTAGATGCATGGCTGAG GGAGACCAAGTAGAGAAGCAGAAGCCATTAGAATCTGTTTCTACACCTCCCACTTTGAAATCTACTCCTAGTCCTAGTCCTACTCCTGCACCAAAGCCCAAAGCTAAG ATGAGCACAAAGTTCTCAGACATATTGGCGTTTAGTGGCCCAGCTCCTGAGAGGATTAACGGCAGATTGGCTATGATAGGCTTTGTAGCTGCCTTGGCTGTCGAATTATCTAGCGGCCACGATTTATTCAGTCAGGTATCTGATGGTGGAGTCACATGGTTTATAGGATCAAGTGTGTTGCTTTCACTCGCATCTTTGATACCATTGTTCAAAGGAGTTAGTGTCGAATCTAAATCGGATGGGATTATGACTTCTGATGCTGAGCTTTGGAATGGAAGATTAGCCATGTTGGGTCTTGTTGCTCTTGCATTTACCGAGTATGTCAAGGGTGGTGCTTTTATCTGA